The nucleotide sequence TCGCTGTGCCATTTGTTGGATGAAAATGAGGGCACCCATACTTTACCAACATCGGTGCCGGCGAATAATCCCATTTGTATTGGGATCAGTTCAATTTTAAACTCATTAAAGCTAAACCGCAGGTCTGCACTTCCCACTAAAGAGGACTTTCCGGTAAAACGTTCTTCTCTGTATCCTCGTAAACCTGTATTTGCGCCTAGCTTAACACCCTGATAAAATTCAAATTTATTGTCGAAGTTAAATTGTCCTCTAATATTCGTTTTTAATACCAGGCGACGGTTCTTTACCAGGCTATTGTAAAAACCTAGCCTCGTATCGAGAAAACCAAACAATCGGTCGATATCCTGTAAATTATCGGTTACCCCAATATGAAGATCAAACATCATTCCTCGGGAAGGATTTCGGGCGTCATCAAAACTTCGGTAATTGTAAATTCCTTCAAGTGTACCAAAATAATCTGTTTCATTTACTTCAAAAGTAGAAGTTGGGGCTGCATTGGAATTCACCGGAGTTCCAACAGTTATGGCATTAAATTTAGTCTGAACCTTGTAAAAACTACCAAAGCTGGAGTTTCGCAACAGTCCGGCGTTAGCCGAGATAGTTTGTATTTCCACACGGTTATAATCGAATCCAAGGGATGCTTCTGGGTTTACGGTCTCATTTCCATAGCCAAAGTAATTTACGGTGTAATTCGGACTAGTAAAATAGGCTCCAAAGCTCAGGTTTTTATCATCCTGTATATTCGCAAATTCCCCGCTGTACTCCACATCGAAGCTCGAAGTGTCGAAATAATAGGACGCACGGGCTACATGACGTTGAGAAAATGGGTTGCGTTGGTAGTTATTCACCTGATAGGTATATTGAAAGCCGGGGGTAACCCCATCGTCAGGATTATACCCCAAACTTGCCGAATAACCATTAATTCTGTTGATCTGTTTTCGGTAATCGTAAGTATTTAAATTGTACACATCGGTAAAACGTACACTTCCCGAATTGTGTATTTCAAGGTTATTTTCCCTGCTTTCGTGATCATACACTTTGGCATTACGTCCGTTTATTAATCGAAATGTATCAATTCCCTGTCCACCAACAATACGCACATAAATTGGCTCCGTACCTTCCCCTTTTATCTCGAACGTATCCTGTCCGTCAAGTCCGAATATCCATATCTCGTCGGTATCGATGGTTCTGAAAGTTCTATCTATTAATGGCTTCGCAAGTTTTGCTTTAAAATTTGGATAAACCTTTACATTGGTCTGTCCGTCCGGAAGTCGAGTAATTTCAAAAAAATCATTGAAATTACTTCCTTCTATTGTTTGCTGTTTTGCGAGGTATGTGTAATAACGGTCTGCAATATCTACCAGGTTCCCTCTTCGTGCTTTGAGCGTTTTAATAATTTCCTGCAACGATTCGTCCCTAACCTCTTCCGGAATATTTAAAAATGCAGTGTCAATGACTTCATCACTTAACTTTTGCTGAATCTCTCTCGCCAGATACAACCAGTGTCCTCTCCCGGCCCGTTTTACCAAAGCCCGGTCCAGAATAATTCCTTCTTTATTGAAAAATTCGAGATCCCGTATATCATCTGTATATAAATGCCGCTGATTATTGCTTCCGAAGATGGATTTTGCCACATCGAGAATATTCCCTTCTAAGTTCGAAAATGCATCGTCTCTGTTTCTGGGAATTGGCACATAAACATTTAAGCTGTCACGGTTAAAATATTCGGCCCAACGCCAATGGTCACTTTCCCTGTCCCAATCGCCAATAAGCATATCGAAAAGTCTGGATTTAATATAATTGGATTCATCTATGGTTATATCGCCGCGACGCCTTAGCTTAATGAGGATATCATCGGTAGACTCAACGTCATCGGGATATTTAAAGGTACTGAGTCCCTCACTGTCCTCGTTGGGTTCAATAGAAATATAATACAATGCGTCTCCAAAGTCTTCGTTGTAATTTCCAAGACGTTTTTGTTTGGGCACATAAAAGAGTCTAGGTGTCGTTTTAAAAATATCGATGGCGTCGGCAAGATCTGGAACTGCCATAATCGCATAGGGGTGTGAAGCGGTATAAAAATTACTGCTGAACGACTCAGGTATCGATACCTCTTCTATGATCTCTGTATTTTGTGTTGGATCTGATTCTTGGGGGTCTGAAGGCGCCTCTAACCTTGACTGATAGTCCAAAACATTTTTTTTCAAGGCCCGCATACGGTATTCATTACCTTGCTCGTCCCTTAATCGCAATGATTTGTAATTTTCACTGCGGCTTTCACCTATGACTCTCACCCCTCCAAAAATAGAGTCCAAACGCCCAATGTTCGCTACCACGGGTTGGCTGTAGACATCTTTATATTTGGCCCCCCAAATAGTCTTAAAGTACAACGTTTCCCGAATGGAGTCGGGGGTGTAAATAGCTGCAGTTTTTGTTCTTTCTGAATAGGGAATTACGGGTAAATTACTTACGTCATATTGTTTTCTGGGAGGAAGCATTTCCTTCTGAAACAGCAATTTGGGTTTAAATTCCGGCCCAACTCCATAATATCGAACCCAAGAAGAGCCGTCATCAAAAACATCCATTACCGCAAATCCTTGTCCGCCATAACTGAACTCCCCAAACTCCCCAATGGTGGCAAAACTCGATTTAGCTCCGTTTCCGGTCTGTATCTGTATCAATCCATCCTTTTCTATATGATGCATGGTATGTTCATGACCCGAAGCAAATACTAATCGGTTGTTTCTTTGAGCCAGGGCAGCGAGACGATTCATCAGGTTATTATACAATTCGTTATATCTGTCCTGTACCGATACTCCTCCCTGCGATCGTATTTGAGCCACTAGAGAAGCGAGAATTGGCATTGGGATCTTTTTCTGTAGAGGATACAAATGCTTCTTTAAAGCGTAATACCCCCCATGTGTACCATTGGTGAACATAGGATGATGCATGGCAAATACAATGGTCTTATCCTGATACTTCTGCAGTTCAACCTCTATTTCAATAAAAAGTTTTTCTCTCGATTTGATCTCACAGGATTCATTAAATGCAGGATCGGTATTCCAGTCTTCCAGATACCATTGCGAATCCAGAAGGATCAACTGAATATTTTCAGAGACTTCAATACTTTCTAACGGACATCCTCCAGAGGGTTTGAGCATGTTCTTATCGGTGAGTTCTTTTAAATAATTTTCCTCACGCAGCAATCCGCTAAGTCCGCCATTATACCAATCGTGATTGCCGGGAATGAAAATAACTTCTCCTTTAAATTCCTTAATGGCACCGATCTGAGCATTAATTTGATGCTCGGCGAACGATCGAACCGGTGAACCCTCAATGGGCATACCATCCGGGTAAATATTATCACCTAAAAAAATGGCGTAATCATTCTCGGTATTTTCTTGCTTTATTAAATTCTGAAGCGCTTTTAATGCATCGCTCATTCCGTCTGCAGGGGAAAGACCGGCGTCACCTACCAGATAAAAGGTTCGTTCTATATTTTTATCTGTAGGATAAAGAGGTTTAAACTCTGGATCTCTAAATTGAACGTCATAGGTAGAGCAGGACACGAAAAAGAGTGCCGCAAATAGCAGAAGTACATGGTTCTTGAATCTGTTCATTACATCGATACAGCTAATCCAAAGGTTATACGAACGCCTTCATCTCCGGTAAAGACATTGAGGGTGCCACTAAGGACATCGGCAG is from Constantimarinum furrinae and encodes:
- a CDS encoding metallophosphoesterase, which codes for MNRFKNHVLLLFAALFFVSCSTYDVQFRDPEFKPLYPTDKNIERTFYLVGDAGLSPADGMSDALKALQNLIKQENTENDYAIFLGDNIYPDGMPIEGSPVRSFAEHQINAQIGAIKEFKGEVIFIPGNHDWYNGGLSGLLREENYLKELTDKNMLKPSGGCPLESIEVSENIQLILLDSQWYLEDWNTDPAFNESCEIKSREKLFIEIEVELQKYQDKTIVFAMHHPMFTNGTHGGYYALKKHLYPLQKKIPMPILASLVAQIRSQGGVSVQDRYNELYNNLMNRLAALAQRNNRLVFASGHEHTMHHIEKDGLIQIQTGNGAKSSFATIGEFGEFSYGGQGFAVMDVFDDGSSWVRYYGVGPEFKPKLLFQKEMLPPRKQYDVSNLPVIPYSERTKTAAIYTPDSIRETLYFKTIWGAKYKDVYSQPVVANIGRLDSIFGGVRVIGESRSENYKSLRLRDEQGNEYRMRALKKNVLDYQSRLEAPSDPQESDPTQNTEIIEEVSIPESFSSNFYTASHPYAIMAVPDLADAIDIFKTTPRLFYVPKQKRLGNYNEDFGDALYYISIEPNEDSEGLSTFKYPDDVESTDDILIKLRRRGDITIDESNYIKSRLFDMLIGDWDRESDHWRWAEYFNRDSLNVYVPIPRNRDDAFSNLEGNILDVAKSIFGSNNQRHLYTDDIRDLEFFNKEGIILDRALVKRAGRGHWLYLAREIQQKLSDEVIDTAFLNIPEEVRDESLQEIIKTLKARRGNLVDIADRYYTYLAKQQTIEGSNFNDFFEITRLPDGQTNVKVYPNFKAKLAKPLIDRTFRTIDTDEIWIFGLDGQDTFEIKGEGTEPIYVRIVGGQGIDTFRLINGRNAKVYDHESRENNLEIHNSGSVRFTDVYNLNTYDYRKQINRINGYSASLGYNPDDGVTPGFQYTYQVNNYQRNPFSQRHVARASYYFDTSSFDVEYSGEFANIQDDKNLSFGAYFTSPNYTVNYFGYGNETVNPEASLGFDYNRVEIQTISANAGLLRNSSFGSFYKVQTKFNAITVGTPVNSNAAPTSTFEVNETDYFGTLEGIYNYRSFDDARNPSRGMMFDLHIGVTDNLQDIDRLFGFLDTRLGFYNSLVKNRRLVLKTNIRGQFNFDNKFEFYQGVKLGANTGLRGYREERFTGKSSLVGSADLRFSFNEFKIELIPIQMGLFAGTDVGKVWVPSFSSNKWHSDVGGGFWLNGPGGLQGTFSGFYSSEGTRYSFGFGFSF